One stretch of Prunus persica cultivar Lovell chromosome G1, Prunus_persica_NCBIv2, whole genome shotgun sequence DNA includes these proteins:
- the LOC18788724 gene encoding calmodulin-like protein 3, translated as MPTIFPRIFLIYNLLNTFLLSLVPKNLRPLLPSSWFPCQTNLVATNTSLPHFPPSSSSSSLPLPLPLPCGAPKVIRMDPNELKRVFQMFDRNGDGRITKQELNDSLENLGIFIPDKELFNMIQKIDVNGDGCVDIDEFGELYQSIMDERDEDEDMKEAFNVFDQNGDGFITVDELRSVLSSLGLKQGRTIEDCKRMIMKVDVDGDGRVNYKEFKQMMKGGGFSALS; from the coding sequence ATGCCAACCATTTTCCCAAGgattttccttatttacaaCCTTCTTAATACATTCCTCCTCTCTTTGGTCCCCAAGAATCTAAGGCCTCTCCTCCCTTCTTCTTGGTTCCCCTGCCAAACCAATCTTGTTGCTACCAATACATCATTACCCCATTTTCCACCATCTTCATCTTCGTCTTCTTTGCCTCTGCCCTTGCCTTTGCCCTGTGGTGCTCCAAAAGTTATTCGAATGGACCCCAATGAGCTAAAACGTGTGTTTCAAATGTTTGATCGCAATGGGGACGGCCGGATCACCAAGCAGGAGTTGAATGACTCTTTGGAGAACTTGGGCATCTTTATCCCGGATAAGGAGCTCTTCAACATGATCCAAAAGATTGACGTAAACGGGGACGGGTGCGTCGACATTGATGAGTTTGGAGAGTTGTACCAGTCTATCATGGATGAGCGCGATGAGGATGAAGACATGAAGGAGGCTTTTAATGTGTTCGATCAAAATGGAGACGGGTTCATCACCGTTGATGAGTTGAGGTCGGTTTTGTCCTCGCTCGGGCTTAAGCAGGGGAGGACTATAGAGGACTGCAAGAGGATGATCATGAAGGTGGATGTGGATGGAGATGGAAGGGTCAACTACAAGGAGTTCAAGCAAATGATGAAGGGAGGTGGGTTTAGCGCATTGAGTTAA
- the LOC18793906 gene encoding disease susceptibility protein LOV1, which produces MAAEVVVSVVMQKLTNMLVQESTISDEMIDQAEGLRIRFREMQRYLRDAESKQESYEDVRKWMAEFLGIAYDLEDFVDIFVLERTRRRRSSFIGYIATLEGLKATLKLCSEMKEIEGKISDYMSKFSQINQRLTLSMDKGPILRKQNDLPEDLPSHLRPCLLYLGMFPKEVDIPVRRLFHLWLAEGFVKQSPGMSPEDLVEEYLAELVRREMILVFSFRSDGSAKTCRMPEKLRHVLSLKAEEIGLFYIHGKLASRAPASSVSDPQFAVRRVVEHADIKDYPGETEFYVKNLRSYISFNTQKKDLQAIQIGKFVSKIIGKRGYALLRVLDLEGVYKPQLPEELGFLYHLRYLGLRWTFSDALPTSVGHLPYLETLDVKHTYIRTLPSTIWKMKLLRHLYLNDIRLDMSVHRHSTNPLTQLQTLWGLLVDKKTPVKDGLNRLVNLRKLGLTCHSISTEGIGQWILRLTGLRSLKLRCKNEIGEPSSLHLPSLANLQHLTHVYLLGRLPKLNEKFEFPPQLRVLTLSVSKLEDDPMPKLARLKNLSVLRLLANSYTGKKMDCPEGGFGSLRVLRLWMLENLEEWEVAEGAMKNLQELEIRCCSSLKAVPDRVLKSSTFEKLNLINMSPAFVADCEAKKQEKTTMTKETWEF; this is translated from the coding sequence ATGGCTGCTGAGGTAGTTGTGTCGGTTGTGATGCAGAAACTCACCAACATGCTGGTTCAAGAATCGACGATCTCCGACGAGATGATAGATCAGGCTGAGGGCCTCAGAATAAGATTCAGAGAAATGCAAAGATACTTGAGAGATGCGGAAAGCAAACAAGAAAGCTACGAAGATGTTAGGAAGTGGATGGCAGAGTTTCTGGGCATAGCGTATGATTTGGAGGACTTCGTCGACATTTTTGTCCTCGAAAGAACGCGACGGAGGAGATCGAGCTTCATCGGCTACATTGCGACATTGGAAGGCCTGAAGGCTACTCTGAAACTCTGCAGCGAGATGAAAGAAATAGAAGGCAAAATCTCGGATTATATGTCCAAGTTTAGCCAAATAAACCAGCGCCTTACTCTCTCAATGGACAAGGGGCCAATTTTGCGAAAGCAAAATGATCTGCCTGAGGACCTGCCCTCCCACCTGAGGCCTTGCCTTCTGTATCTGGGAATGTTTCCAAAAGAAGTGGACATACCCGTGAGAAGATTGTTTCATCTATGGCTTGCAGAAGGATTTGTGAAACAGTCGCCTGGAATGTCTCCAGAGGATTTGGTGGAGGAATATCTAGCAGAACTGGTGAGAAGAGAAATGATTCTTGTGTTTAGTTTCAGGTCAGATGGAAGTGCAAAGACATGCCGTATGCCGGAAAAGCTTCGGCATGTCCTTTCACTCAAAGCTGAGGAAATTGGTCTGTTTTATATCCATGGGAAATTAGCTTCTCGTGCACCGGCATCATCAGTCTCTGATCCCCAGTTTGCAGTTCGTCGTGTGGTTGAGCATGCTGACATTAAAGACTACCCAGGTGAGACTGAGTTTTATGTCAAAAATCTGCGCTCTTATATTTCCTTTAACACCCAAAAGAAGGATTTGCAAGCAATCCAAATTGGGAAGTTTGTGAGCAAGATTATTGGTAAAAGAGGATATGCATTACTTAGGGTGCTTGATCTTGAAGGGGTTTATAAACCTCAGTTGCCTGAAGAGCTGGGGTTTCTTTACCACTTGAGGTATCTGGGTTTGAGGTGGACCTTCTCGGATGCTCTTCCTACATCTGTGGGGCACCTACCCTACCTAGAGACCCTGGATGTCAAGCACACTTATATAAGAACTCTCCCAAGTACCATTTGGAAAATGAAGCTTCTGCGGCATCTATACTTGAATGATATTCGGTTGGACATGTCTGTGCATAGACATAGCACTAATCCTCTGACCCAACTTCAGACATTGTGGGGGTTATTGGTGGACAAGAAGACCCCCGTGAAGGATGGTCTGAACAGGTTGGTTAATCTCAGAAAATTGGGTCTCACATGCCACTCAATCTCCACGGAAGGAATAGGCCAGTGGATCTTAAGACTAACAGGCCTCAGGTCCTTAAAGTTGAGATGTAAGAATGAAATAGGCGAACCTTCATCACTCCATCTACCGTCTTTGGCGAATCTCCAGCACCTCACACATGTTTATTTGCTGGGTAGATTACCAAAGTTAAATGAAAAGTTCGAATTCCCACCTCAACTCAGAGTCCTAACTTTATCAGTCTCAAAACTAGAGGATGATCCTATGCCAAAGCTAGCGCGGCTTAAAAACTTGTCCGTGCTGAGGCTTTTGGCTAATTCTTACactggaaaaaaaatggattGCCCTGAAGGAGGGTTTGGTTCACTTCGAGTTCTGAGACTATGGATGCTGGAAAATCTAGAGGAATGGGAGGTGGCAGAAGGAGCTATGAAGAACCTCCAAGAATTGGAAATCCGATGCTGCAGTAGCCTTAAAGCAGTTCCAGATAGAGTGCTGAAATCTAGTACCtttgaaaaattgaatctAATAAATATGTCGCCGGCATTTGTTGCAGATTGTGAAGCTAAAAAGCAGGAGAAAACAACCATGACCAAGGAAACATGGGAATTCTAA